Proteins from one Sphingomonas sp. HF-S4 genomic window:
- a CDS encoding class I SAM-dependent methyltransferase, with amino-acid sequence MTFFTSATPQGAQPAFGLSQNGRAGMQMLGSIQKFASTRLRSTARANFEGAEAGAALHEEHVDGASDRHSVADRVKRAKAVAYADPVFRLERFFQRYVAEENFNRGIPAIEERRSQFEAFLVPGGTGRGRLQLDPTIDPPAYHARTEWHLEPGGWDGYDLYGPLFAFAVGPHVFRHGGYAAVGPGTDITRQRIDAVRQLPRERYERIYEPGCGGVSTFRAIAAVHPEAELAGCDLSPLLLRNGHLLAERQGIQVDLKQCDATATGEPDASVDAVVTYALHHELPPKENAALFREMFRILKPGGDIVLSDPPPFRAVDIFHAVVLDWDTDHREEPFFSASCLADWGVELAGAGFTQVEAYAIGPDGYPWITRARKPETVQ; translated from the coding sequence ATGACCTTTTTCACCAGCGCTACGCCGCAAGGCGCGCAACCGGCATTCGGGCTCTCGCAGAACGGAAGAGCCGGGATGCAGATGCTGGGCTCGATCCAGAAATTCGCCTCGACCCGGTTGCGCAGCACCGCCCGGGCGAACTTCGAAGGGGCCGAGGCGGGCGCGGCGCTACACGAGGAGCATGTCGATGGCGCGAGCGATCGCCATTCGGTGGCCGATCGGGTCAAGCGTGCCAAGGCGGTCGCCTATGCGGACCCGGTGTTTCGCCTGGAGCGCTTCTTCCAGCGCTATGTCGCCGAGGAGAATTTCAACCGCGGCATCCCCGCGATCGAGGAGCGTCGTTCGCAGTTCGAGGCGTTCCTGGTGCCCGGCGGCACGGGGCGGGGGAGGCTCCAGCTCGATCCCACGATCGATCCGCCCGCTTATCATGCCAGGACCGAGTGGCATCTCGAGCCCGGCGGCTGGGACGGCTACGACCTCTACGGCCCGCTCTTCGCCTTCGCGGTGGGCCCGCACGTGTTCCGCCACGGCGGCTATGCCGCGGTCGGGCCCGGCACCGACATCACCCGCCAGCGGATCGATGCGGTCCGCCAATTGCCACGCGAGCGCTACGAGCGGATCTACGAGCCGGGTTGCGGAGGGGTCTCCACCTTCCGCGCCATCGCCGCGGTGCACCCCGAGGCGGAACTGGCTGGGTGCGATCTGTCGCCGCTGCTGCTGCGCAATGGCCATCTTCTCGCCGAGCGGCAGGGCATCCAGGTCGATCTCAAGCAATGCGATGCCACCGCCACCGGTGAGCCCGATGCAAGCGTCGATGCCGTCGTCACCTATGCGCTGCATCACGAGCTTCCGCCCAAGGAGAACGCAGCGCTGTTCCGCGAGATGTTCCGCATCCTCAAGCCCGGCGGCGATATCGTGCTGAGCGATCCCCCGCCGTTCCGCGCGGTCGACATCTTCCACGCGGTTGTGCTCGACTGGGATACCGATCACCGCGAGGAGCCGTTCTTCAGCGCCTCGTGCCTCGCCGATTGGGGCGTGGAACTGGCGGGTGCCGGCTTCACCCAGGTCGAGGCCTATGCCATCGGCCCGGACGGCTATCCGTGGATCACTCGCGCCCGGAAGCCCGAGACGGTGCAATAG
- a CDS encoding TonB-dependent receptor produces the protein MAQSADAEAEASDSYGDIVVTARRREESLQEVPLTITALSEEQLQRTGTSSLADLATQTPGLAFQDSNGAFQAPVIRGVAQVDQVGAQGNVGVFVDGVYLNNRSGLEFGLMDIARIEVVKGPQSALYGRNTFAGAINYVTRAPSTKEFGGTFIGEIGDYGRRKISASLNVPLVQDMLAVRLFGGYAKFDGTILNERDGENIGGYDHRYTFGGTVLFQPTPELSIKLFASHTDQENDQGPLVGMPSIANNCGSQVVRSGVTYNTLLCGELPKFTSVNMDTNIGYGLRGDSDLFYGTATYDFGGAALTALVSHTKAGFSSLIDTTADPTAINTPAGTRSRQQFTNSVGDASKETAVDIRLDSTGSGPLQWTIGAYFFDSNVSDILELSGQPVGQPNSTPVAFSQRGGILDTKGWAIYGSAAFKFSDAFNAQLELRYNDEKQDFSGRGTAAAARGSNDYKFLTPRLTLNYQLDGALVYASAARGYKTGGFNSNAFGLPQFIYEAETNWTYELGMKTNPVRGLQLNGAAFYIDWNDLQAQVQIPSSTLNVVQNNGGARSVGVELDATYNFTPDLFLRVSGTKLRPTYKDDVLDGEVAAPCGDITGSQIAVRGCSYAVGGNQLSRTTDFQFAINAGYTARDIVPGVNAYIRGDYSYQASKFSDSLNFQRQGDIELANARIGIEPAAGVDISLWVKNLFDYKYNARATVVGSVADGSPLSGITYTRVYPGERRTWGLTGSYRF, from the coding sequence ATGGCCCAGTCTGCCGACGCCGAAGCCGAGGCCAGTGATTCCTATGGCGACATCGTCGTGACGGCGCGCCGCCGCGAAGAAAGCCTGCAAGAGGTGCCGCTGACCATCACGGCGCTGTCCGAGGAGCAGTTGCAGCGCACCGGCACGAGCAGCCTTGCCGATCTGGCGACGCAGACGCCCGGTCTTGCCTTCCAGGATTCGAACGGCGCGTTCCAGGCGCCGGTGATCCGCGGCGTCGCGCAGGTCGATCAGGTCGGTGCACAGGGCAATGTCGGCGTATTCGTCGACGGCGTGTATCTCAACAATCGCTCCGGCCTCGAGTTCGGGCTGATGGACATCGCCCGGATCGAAGTGGTGAAGGGCCCGCAGAGCGCGCTTTATGGCCGCAACACCTTCGCGGGCGCGATCAACTATGTCACGCGCGCGCCGAGCACCAAGGAGTTCGGCGGCACCTTCATCGGCGAGATCGGCGATTATGGCCGTCGGAAGATATCCGCCAGCCTCAACGTGCCGCTCGTCCAGGACATGCTCGCGGTGCGGCTGTTCGGCGGCTACGCCAAGTTCGACGGCACGATCCTCAACGAACGCGACGGCGAGAATATCGGCGGCTACGACCACCGCTACACCTTTGGCGGGACCGTGCTGTTCCAGCCGACGCCAGAGCTGTCGATCAAGCTGTTCGCCTCGCACACCGATCAGGAGAACGACCAGGGGCCGCTGGTCGGCATGCCCTCGATCGCCAATAATTGCGGATCGCAGGTCGTACGCTCCGGGGTGACCTACAACACGCTGCTGTGCGGTGAGCTGCCCAAGTTCACCAGCGTCAACATGGATACCAATATCGGCTATGGCCTGCGCGGCGACAGCGACCTGTTCTACGGCACGGCGACCTATGATTTCGGCGGTGCCGCGCTCACAGCGCTGGTCAGCCACACCAAGGCCGGCTTCTCGTCGCTGATCGACACCACGGCGGATCCGACCGCAATCAACACGCCCGCAGGCACGCGCTCGCGCCAGCAATTCACCAATTCGGTCGGCGACGCCTCGAAGGAAACCGCAGTCGACATCCGGCTCGATTCGACCGGCAGCGGCCCGCTGCAATGGACGATCGGCGCCTATTTCTTCGATTCGAACGTGTCCGACATCCTCGAGCTTTCCGGCCAGCCGGTCGGCCAGCCCAATTCGACCCCCGTCGCTTTCTCGCAGCGCGGCGGCATCCTCGATACCAAGGGCTGGGCGATCTACGGGTCGGCGGCGTTCAAGTTCAGCGACGCGTTCAACGCCCAACTCGAGCTGCGCTATAATGACGAGAAGCAGGATTTCTCGGGCCGCGGCACCGCGGCGGCGGCGCGTGGATCGAACGACTACAAGTTCCTCACCCCGCGGCTGACGCTCAACTACCAGCTCGACGGTGCGCTGGTCTATGCCTCGGCCGCGCGCGGCTACAAGACCGGCGGGTTCAATTCGAACGCGTTCGGGCTGCCGCAGTTCATCTACGAAGCCGAGACCAACTGGACCTACGAGCTCGGCATGAAGACCAATCCGGTGCGCGGGCTGCAGCTCAACGGCGCGGCGTTCTACATCGACTGGAACGACCTGCAGGCGCAGGTGCAGATCCCCAGCTCGACACTGAACGTGGTGCAGAACAATGGCGGCGCCCGCTCGGTCGGCGTCGAGCTCGACGCGACCTATAACTTCACGCCCGATCTGTTCCTGCGCGTTTCTGGCACCAAGCTGCGTCCCACCTACAAGGACGACGTCCTCGACGGCGAGGTCGCGGCGCCGTGCGGCGACATCACCGGCAGCCAGATCGCGGTTCGTGGATGTTCGTACGCGGTCGGCGGCAACCAGCTTTCGCGCACCACCGATTTCCAGTTCGCGATCAACGCGGGATATACCGCGCGCGACATCGTGCCAGGCGTGAATGCCTATATCCGCGGCGACTACAGCTATCAGGCAAGCAAGTTCAGCGACTCGCTGAACTTCCAGCGCCAGGGCGATATCGAGCTCGCCAATGCCCGTATCGGCATCGAGCCGGCCGCGGGCGTCGATATCTCGCTCTGGGTCAAGAACCTGTTCGATTACAAATACAACGCCCGCGCCACGGTGGTAGGATCGGTGGCCGACGGCTCGCCGCTCTCGGGCATCACCTATACCCGAGTCTATCCCGGCGAGCGGCGTACCTGGGGCCTGACTGGGTCGTATCGCTTTTGA
- a CDS encoding amidohydrolase family protein — protein sequence MDAAPRTVDTLIRNATVVTVDAGRRVFTNGFVAFDGGLIAGVGPMAECGFAGRETIDARGRILLPGIANAHNHLVQVAFRGYNDDRWPVLDIPAAVVALLRQLHAFTARMDEERSYILTRLHLLDLLKSGYTATHDEHFTNIRKDSAQGSWQAVADSGMRGFLCRCIVNADRIPEAGRETAEAGLVEAERLRARFASDRIEIAAGVLNFQFLNDPEDMRRIVDGADAIGMRVDVDMTDNSRGAALRARGFEGGQVEYYQRFGLLDRPIYAGKAVSVLPHEYGLLAEHDARVALVPMLRFFDGTGLRIHDFVRHGILPAIGTDAPLVSDCQSPFEVMRQAILAQNLAVKRERDPPEQALWATAETMIEMATLGGARTLFMEDRTGTIEVGKAADCVIVDLDHATTQPTGLGRRAIGALVWAGSSVNVDTVFVGGRKLLEKGRSVTLDEQKVREDARRVMAEIIAEAGLESALPPRVAGSSFRGWQYL from the coding sequence ATGGACGCCGCACCCCGCACTGTCGATACGCTGATCCGCAACGCCACGGTCGTCACGGTCGATGCCGGGCGAAGGGTGTTCACGAACGGCTTCGTCGCGTTCGACGGCGGATTGATCGCTGGTGTCGGCCCGATGGCTGAGTGCGGCTTTGCGGGGCGCGAGACGATCGATGCGCGGGGACGGATTCTGCTTCCCGGCATCGCCAACGCGCACAACCACCTCGTCCAGGTCGCCTTCCGCGGCTACAATGACGATCGCTGGCCGGTGCTCGACATCCCGGCGGCGGTCGTCGCCTTGCTGCGCCAGCTCCACGCCTTCACTGCGCGGATGGACGAGGAGCGCAGCTATATCCTCACTCGGCTGCACCTGCTGGATCTGCTCAAGTCGGGCTATACCGCGACGCACGACGAGCATTTCACCAATATCCGGAAGGATTCGGCGCAGGGCAGCTGGCAGGCAGTCGCCGACTCCGGGATGCGTGGGTTCCTGTGCCGCTGCATCGTCAATGCCGATCGCATTCCCGAAGCCGGGCGCGAGACCGCCGAGGCAGGACTCGTCGAAGCCGAGCGGCTGCGCGCGCGCTTCGCCTCCGATCGGATCGAGATTGCTGCGGGGGTCCTCAACTTCCAGTTCCTGAACGACCCGGAGGACATGCGCCGCATCGTCGACGGGGCGGATGCGATCGGCATGCGGGTCGATGTCGATATGACCGACAACAGCCGCGGCGCGGCGTTGCGGGCGCGGGGGTTCGAGGGCGGGCAGGTCGAATACTATCAACGCTTCGGGCTGCTCGACCGGCCGATCTATGCGGGCAAGGCGGTGTCGGTGCTGCCGCACGAGTACGGCCTGCTCGCCGAGCATGACGCGCGGGTGGCGCTGGTGCCGATGCTGCGTTTCTTCGACGGGACGGGGCTGCGGATTCACGATTTTGTTCGGCATGGGATTCTGCCCGCGATCGGCACCGATGCGCCGCTGGTCAGCGACTGCCAGAGCCCGTTCGAAGTGATGCGCCAGGCGATTCTCGCGCAGAATCTGGCAGTTAAGAGGGAACGCGATCCGCCCGAGCAGGCGCTGTGGGCCACGGCGGAGACGATGATCGAGATGGCGACGCTGGGTGGCGCGCGAACCCTGTTCATGGAGGACCGGACCGGCACGATCGAGGTCGGCAAGGCAGCGGACTGCGTGATCGTCGACCTCGATCACGCGACCACCCAGCCGACCGGGCTGGGGCGGCGGGCGATCGGCGCGCTGGTCTGGGCGGGGAGCAGCGTCAATGTCGATACGGTGTTCGTGGGGGGACGGAAATTGCTCGAAAAAGGCCGTTCCGTGACGCTGGACGAGCAAAAAGTGCGCGAAGATGCGCGGCGGGTGATGGCCGAGATCATCGCCGAGGCGGGGCTCGAAAGCGCCTTGCCGCCGCGCGTGGCCGGCAGCAGTTTCCGTGGCTGGCAATATCTCTGA
- a CDS encoding SDR family oxidoreductase, with amino-acid sequence MTKHAVVTGSTKGIGRGLAEALAGRGWRVAIASPSGDEARAAAAEIGGGAAGFACDVRDAGQVQALFDGAAATFGSVDLWVNNAGLALTGAELAELPAADFRQMLEINVLGTMQGCQVALTGMRAQGRGAIYNVFGAGSDGQPVPHMIGYATTKRAVQFLTQSLAEETRGGPVLLGAISPGLVMSQGFLREHARMPAGPERDAREAWVNVIGDHVETVAAWAADIFEANDEHGAVFSWLTPEKIAARQRDEPGRDVLARYR; translated from the coding sequence ATGACGAAGCATGCAGTGGTGACCGGAAGCACCAAGGGGATCGGGCGCGGGCTCGCCGAGGCGCTGGCGGGGCGCGGCTGGCGCGTGGCGATCGCCTCGCCCAGCGGCGACGAGGCGCGTGCCGCCGCAGCGGAGATTGGCGGCGGCGCGGCGGGGTTTGCCTGCGACGTGCGCGATGCCGGGCAGGTGCAGGCGCTGTTCGACGGCGCGGCGGCGACGTTCGGATCGGTCGACCTCTGGGTCAACAATGCCGGGCTGGCGCTGACCGGGGCCGAGCTTGCCGAACTGCCCGCGGCCGACTTCCGCCAGATGCTCGAGATCAATGTGCTCGGCACGATGCAGGGCTGCCAGGTGGCGCTGACCGGCATGCGCGCGCAGGGCAGGGGGGCGATCTACAATGTGTTCGGGGCCGGATCGGACGGCCAGCCGGTGCCGCACATGATCGGCTATGCCACCACCAAGCGCGCGGTGCAGTTCCTCACCCAGTCGCTTGCCGAGGAGACGCGCGGCGGGCCGGTGCTGCTCGGCGCGATCAGTCCAGGGCTGGTAATGAGCCAGGGCTTCCTGCGCGAGCATGCCCGGATGCCGGCCGGACCCGAGCGCGACGCGCGCGAGGCCTGGGTCAACGTGATCGGCGACCATGTCGAGACCGTTGCCGCCTGGGCGGCGGATATCTTCGAGGCCAATGACGAGCACGGCGCGGTGTTTTCCTGGCTCACGCCCGAGAAGATCGCGGCGCGCCAGCGCGACGAGCCCGGCCGGGACGTGCTGGCGCGGTATCGGTAG
- a CDS encoding DUF1330 domain-containing protein → MHQAFILTTVTVRDATAFAAYRTAIAGLNERIGGEMLVRGSAIETLEGAPGEPEHVVAIGFPSAEAARAYIASHEYQAARPLREAAGSFRIRLIA, encoded by the coding sequence ATGCATCAGGCCTTCATCCTCACCACCGTGACCGTGCGCGACGCGACAGCGTTCGCCGCCTATCGGACGGCGATCGCGGGATTGAACGAGCGTATCGGCGGGGAAATGCTGGTCCGCGGCAGCGCGATCGAGACACTGGAGGGCGCGCCCGGCGAGCCCGAGCATGTCGTAGCGATCGGCTTTCCCAGCGCCGAGGCGGCGCGCGCCTATATCGCCTCGCACGAATATCAGGCCGCGCGGCCGCTGCGCGAGGCGGCGGGCAGCTTCCGCATTCGGCTGATCGCCTGA
- a CDS encoding LysR family transcriptional regulator — MEMQHLHHFIVTAQLGSVGKAADELNLTQSGVSRSIRTLEDLLGLPLFKREARGVSLTEFGRQLLPRAQSIWNARARTLNEMLAYKAMKSGHAEIGLHNVFAYTVAQDVLGRFSAENRDVDITVVTRSDPELSRRLVKEELDFAFSLFVPGFRDPRLIYESLFVMPCGTYAGVNHPLAGGSKLSVEQLADCDWALAGSTSLRTTFSAFFTDRGVMPPGRLVQSSSIALLAQLLGTNAFLTILPDPVAQSPLLVDRLVRIDTVESPASEPEGGLIYRPDLIRTPAVAALMDRFRELAATIG; from the coding sequence ATGGAAATGCAGCATCTCCACCATTTCATCGTCACCGCGCAGCTCGGCAGCGTCGGCAAGGCGGCGGACGAGCTGAACCTCACCCAATCGGGGGTCAGCCGCAGCATTCGCACGCTCGAGGACCTGCTCGGCCTGCCGCTGTTCAAGCGCGAGGCGCGCGGCGTGTCCCTCACCGAATTCGGCCGGCAACTGCTGCCGCGCGCGCAGAGTATCTGGAACGCGCGTGCGAGGACGCTCAACGAGATGCTGGCGTACAAGGCGATGAAGAGCGGGCATGCCGAGATCGGGCTGCACAACGTCTTCGCCTATACTGTCGCCCAAGACGTACTCGGCCGGTTCAGCGCGGAGAATCGCGATGTCGACATCACCGTCGTCACGCGCTCCGATCCCGAGCTCAGCCGGCGGCTGGTGAAGGAGGAGCTGGATTTCGCCTTCTCGCTGTTCGTCCCGGGCTTCCGCGACCCGCGGCTGATCTATGAGAGCCTGTTCGTGATGCCCTGCGGCACCTATGCCGGGGTCAACCACCCGCTGGCGGGAGGCAGCAAGCTGAGTGTCGAGCAACTCGCCGATTGCGACTGGGCGCTTGCCGGAAGCACCTCGTTGCGCACGACCTTCTCGGCCTTCTTCACCGATCGCGGGGTGATGCCGCCGGGGCGGCTGGTGCAGAGCAGCTCGATCGCACTGCTCGCGCAATTGCTCGGCACCAACGCGTTCCTGACGATCCTGCCCGATCCGGTGGCGCAGTCGCCGTTGCTTGTCGATCGGCTGGTCCGCATCGACACGGTCGAGAGCCCCGCGAGCGAGCCCGAGGGCGGGCTGATCTATCGCCCCGACCTGATCCGCACGCCCGCTGTCGCGGCGCTGATGGATCGCTTCCGGGAGCTAGCCGCAACGATCGGCTAG
- a CDS encoding SDR family NAD(P)-dependent oxidoreductase — protein sequence MTLPRTPSFRLDERRAVVTGAGRGIGLGAAAALAAAGAAVTLVARSGGEIEDAAAAIRADGGDAVAETLDVSRIGDVAAFFADRPAFDILVNNAGTNRPMPMTQVSEADYDAVLDLNVKSAFFTAQAAAKRMIEDGLAGSLIHMGSQMGHVGGPNRSLYCASKWALEGMSKSFALDLASHGIRSNTIAPTFIETPLTRPYFEDATFRDSVLAKIKLGRIGQVKDLMGAVVFLASDASALMTGTSMVIDGGWTAD from the coding sequence ATGACGCTGCCGCGGACGCCGAGCTTCCGGCTGGACGAACGCCGCGCGGTAGTCACCGGCGCCGGGCGGGGAATCGGGCTTGGCGCCGCCGCGGCACTTGCCGCCGCGGGCGCCGCGGTAACCCTGGTCGCCCGCAGCGGTGGCGAGATCGAGGACGCGGCGGCGGCAATCCGGGCGGACGGCGGCGATGCGGTCGCGGAGACGCTCGATGTTTCGCGGATCGGCGATGTCGCCGCCTTCTTCGCCGATCGCCCGGCGTTTGATATCCTGGTCAACAATGCCGGGACCAACCGTCCGATGCCGATGACCCAGGTGTCGGAAGCCGATTACGACGCGGTGCTCGACCTCAATGTAAAGAGCGCCTTCTTCACCGCCCAGGCGGCGGCGAAGCGGATGATCGAAGACGGCTTGGCGGGCTCGCTGATCCATATGGGATCGCAGATGGGGCATGTCGGCGGGCCCAACCGCTCGCTCTATTGCGCCTCGAAATGGGCGCTGGAGGGGATGAGCAAGAGCTTCGCGCTCGATCTCGCGTCGCACGGCATCCGCTCGAACACGATCGCGCCGACCTTCATCGAGACGCCGCTGACGCGCCCCTATTTCGAGGACGCGACATTCCGGGACAGCGTCCTCGCCAAGATCAAGCTCGGCCGCATCGGCCAGGTCAAGGACCTGATGGGCGCGGTAGTCTTCCTCGCCTCGGACGCCTCGGCGCTGATGACGGGGACGAGCATGGTGATCGACGGGGGCTGGACGGCAGATTGA
- a CDS encoding class I SAM-dependent methyltransferase: MSAIGQHGRAGVDMLGAMQKFASGQVRRAAREAFYADPAADALKGGPPAPDRTSIMQWVGQARDAAEGQPLYRIERFVQAYVALSIYEFGIPAVERVRDRFPVPSDADADAGIETDPALVMPDYYGHDWHLRPGGWDGYDLYGPHGAHVIRPIFKLGGFAAAPVGSNIGQQRLDVIAELPRRDYRRIYEPGCGNGATLAALHKSFPDAELVASDLSLEQLRAARRLTDALGIPATLRQRDAATSTGEESESFDAVVTFALHHELPHAANVALLAEMFRILKPGGDIVLSDPPPFRAIDPFHAVLLDWDTVHREEPFFSEAGASDWGAEMARIGFVHVQAYPLGPDSYPWVTRAIKPA; the protein is encoded by the coding sequence ATGAGCGCGATCGGCCAGCATGGCCGCGCGGGCGTCGACATGCTCGGCGCGATGCAGAAATTCGCTTCGGGGCAAGTCCGCCGCGCGGCTAGAGAAGCATTCTACGCCGACCCCGCTGCCGACGCGCTGAAAGGCGGCCCCCCCGCGCCGGACCGCACCAGCATCATGCAATGGGTAGGGCAGGCACGCGATGCCGCCGAAGGGCAGCCGCTCTATCGAATCGAGCGCTTCGTCCAGGCCTATGTCGCGCTGTCGATCTACGAGTTCGGCATCCCCGCAGTCGAGCGCGTGCGGGATCGCTTCCCCGTGCCTTCAGATGCCGATGCCGACGCTGGGATCGAGACCGATCCGGCGCTCGTCATGCCCGATTATTATGGCCATGACTGGCATCTGCGCCCCGGCGGCTGGGACGGCTACGACCTCTACGGTCCGCACGGCGCGCATGTCATCCGCCCGATCTTCAAGCTCGGCGGGTTCGCCGCCGCGCCGGTCGGCAGCAATATCGGCCAGCAGCGGCTCGATGTGATCGCCGAGCTTCCCCGCCGCGACTATCGACGAATCTACGAACCCGGCTGCGGCAACGGCGCCACGCTGGCAGCGCTGCACAAGAGCTTTCCCGATGCCGAACTGGTCGCATCCGACCTATCGCTCGAACAACTGCGCGCTGCCCGCCGGCTGACCGACGCGCTCGGCATTCCCGCGACGCTGCGCCAGCGCGATGCCGCGACTTCCACGGGCGAGGAATCCGAGAGCTTCGACGCCGTCGTGACCTTCGCGCTGCATCACGAATTGCCGCACGCCGCCAACGTCGCGCTGCTCGCCGAGATGTTCCGCATCCTCAAGCCTGGCGGCGACATCGTCCTCTCCGATCCACCGCCGTTCCGCGCGATCGATCCGTTCCACGCAGTGCTGCTCGACTGGGACACGGTCCATCGCGAGGAGCCCTTCTTCTCCGAAGCCGGCGCCTCCGATTGGGGCGCCGAGATGGCGCGGATCGGGTTCGTCCACGTCCAGGCCTATCCGCTCGGCCCCGACAGCTATCCATGGGTAACTCGCGCCATTAAGCCGGCCTGA
- a CDS encoding DUF4440 domain-containing protein, whose translation MTIRIALLVTLAAALPVAAAAQEAPQTKEQAQAEIWAKEQAIYAARGKGDITVYLANTATDYLAWPPLRATPEGNSGLNKTGQELKGKNQELLAMHLTGFALNGTTAVIYYDTHRTRRSDGTPADDRFEVTHTWVREGGTWKVFGGMARATPER comes from the coding sequence ATGACGATCCGTATCGCGCTGCTGGTTACCTTGGCCGCGGCATTGCCCGTGGCTGCCGCCGCACAGGAGGCGCCGCAGACCAAGGAACAGGCGCAAGCCGAGATCTGGGCCAAGGAGCAGGCGATCTACGCCGCGCGGGGCAAAGGCGATATCACCGTCTATCTCGCCAACACCGCGACCGATTATCTCGCCTGGCCGCCGCTGCGCGCGACGCCCGAGGGGAATTCGGGGCTCAACAAAACCGGGCAGGAATTGAAGGGCAAGAATCAGGAGCTGCTGGCGATGCATCTCACCGGCTTTGCGCTGAACGGCACCACCGCGGTCATCTACTACGACACCCACCGCACCCGCCGTTCCGACGGCACCCCCGCCGACGACCGCTTCGAAGTCACCCACACCTGGGTGCGCGAGGGGGGGACGTGGAAGGTGTTCGGCGGCATGGCTCGGGCAACGCCCGAGCGCTGA
- the hisD gene encoding histidinol dehydrogenase: MAEWLKRGLDTDAKAQADRKVRDLVEATLADIETRGDAAVRELSVRFDGWDRESYLLTDREKQDCLDQLSGHDLKDIEFAQAQVRNFAQIQRESMRDVEVETLPGVVLGHRNIPVNAAGCYVPGGKYPLLASAHMSVITAKVAGVPRVVTCAPPFQGRPAPAIVAAQVLAGADEIYALGGIQAIGAMAIGTASIAPVDMLVGPGNAFVAEAKRQLFGRVGIDLFAGPTETLVIADDSVDGELCATDLLGQAEHGPDSPAILLTTSRALAEDTMREVERLLTILPTADYARKAWETYGEVIVAESDEEMVRIADGLASEHVQVMTRDPDYFLANMTNYGALFLGARTNVSYGDKVIGTNHTLPTRKAARYTGGLWVGKFLKTCTYQRILTDEASAMIGEYCSRLCALEGFAGHGEQANIRVRRYGGRNIPYAGRAEPVEPA; this comes from the coding sequence ATGGCGGAATGGCTCAAGCGCGGGCTGGATACGGACGCGAAGGCGCAGGCCGACCGCAAGGTGCGCGACCTGGTCGAGGCGACGCTGGCGGATATCGAGACACGCGGCGACGCGGCGGTACGCGAGCTCTCGGTCCGCTTCGACGGCTGGGATCGCGAAAGCTATCTGCTCACCGATCGCGAAAAGCAGGACTGTCTCGACCAGCTCTCCGGTCACGATCTCAAGGACATCGAATTCGCCCAGGCGCAGGTTCGCAACTTTGCGCAGATCCAGCGCGAGTCGATGCGCGACGTCGAGGTCGAGACGCTGCCCGGCGTCGTGCTGGGCCATAGGAACATCCCGGTCAATGCCGCGGGCTGCTATGTCCCCGGCGGCAAGTATCCGCTGCTCGCCTCGGCGCATATGTCGGTAATCACTGCCAAGGTGGCGGGCGTGCCGCGCGTCGTCACCTGCGCGCCGCCCTTCCAGGGCCGACCCGCCCCGGCGATCGTCGCGGCGCAGGTGCTTGCCGGCGCCGACGAGATCTACGCGCTCGGCGGCATCCAGGCGATCGGCGCGATGGCGATCGGCACCGCGAGCATCGCGCCGGTCGACATGCTCGTCGGACCCGGCAACGCCTTTGTCGCCGAGGCCAAGCGGCAATTGTTCGGCCGCGTCGGCATCGACCTGTTCGCCGGGCCTACCGAGACGCTGGTGATCGCCGACGACAGCGTCGATGGCGAGCTCTGTGCCACCGACCTGCTCGGCCAGGCCGAGCACGGGCCCGACAGCCCGGCGATCCTGCTCACGACCTCGCGCGCGCTCGCCGAGGATACGATGCGCGAAGTCGAGCGGTTGCTCACGATCCTACCGACCGCCGACTATGCGCGGAAGGCGTGGGAGACCTATGGCGAAGTGATCGTTGCCGAGAGCGATGAGGAAATGGTGCGCATCGCCGACGGCCTCGCCTCGGAGCACGTCCAGGTGATGACGCGCGACCCGGATTACTTCCTCGCGAACATGACCAATTACGGCGCGCTGTTCCTTGGCGCGCGGACCAACGTCTCCTATGGCGACAAGGTGATCGGGACCAACCACACGCTGCCGACGCGGAAGGCGGCGCGCTATACAGGCGGGCTGTGGGTGGGCAAGTTCCTCAAGACCTGTACCTATCAGCGCATCCTTACCGACGAGGCTTCGGCGATGATCGGCGAATATTGCTCGCGGCTGTGCGCGCTCGAAGGCTTTGCCGGGCATGGCGAGCAGGCCAATATCCGCGTGCGCCGCTATGGCGGGCGCAACATCCCCTATGCCGGCCGCGCAGAGCCGGTCGAGCCGGCATGA